The following coding sequences are from one Candidatus Desulfofervidus auxilii window:
- a CDS encoding aldehyde dehydrogenase family protein: MESYSMYIGGEFRDKKEKVLIENPATEEIIAQMPQADENDLAFCIEKAKSAQKIWQNTSFKERKALLLEISQTILKNLKRLAELETIEIGKPIKETLFVDIPLAAKCFEYYASLIENISFPSFSTEDTIDIIQYQPFGIAAIFLPYNVPLMIFGFNAASALAAGNAIIVKPSEFGSLSLLELAKYIDELDFPKGLINIITGEGSIIGKALASSDVDIISFTGSSESFKKMFENMKNPKKIICELSGVNLAIVFYDALLEEAAENIVASAFMKQGQMCINTSVCLVEESIYETFLRKLIEKTEKIKVGDPTSPLTGMGPLRSKEHLEEVIKKVEKFKEKGKITKGGNRLGTKGYFYEPTIIEIEEMIYEECFNPILLIKKFKEAEIKELIENNPTGLVLQIWSKNLKKAKDLAMNAKYGTVWINTFAQMDAFTPFGGFKQSGWGRVLGKWGLFEYLQPKHIGISFNKSQVSGWFG; this comes from the coding sequence ATGATTTAGCATTCTGTATAGAAAAAGCAAAATCAGCACAAAAAATTTGGCAAAATACATCTTTTAAAGAAAGAAAAGCGCTATTATTGGAAATTTCTCAAACTATTCTTAAAAATTTAAAAAGATTAGCAGAATTAGAAACAATTGAAATAGGAAAACCTATAAAAGAAACACTTTTTGTTGATATTCCTTTAGCAGCTAAATGTTTTGAATATTATGCCTCTTTGATAGAAAATATTTCTTTTCCCTCCTTTTCTACTGAAGATACTATAGACATCATTCAATATCAGCCATTTGGCATTGCTGCAATATTTTTGCCATATAATGTTCCATTAATGATATTTGGTTTTAATGCCGCTTCTGCCTTAGCAGCCGGAAATGCCATTATTGTTAAACCATCTGAATTTGGCAGTTTATCTTTGTTAGAATTGGCAAAATATATTGATGAATTAGATTTTCCAAAAGGACTGATAAATATCATCACAGGAGAAGGGTCTATTATTGGAAAGGCATTAGCCTCATCTGATGTAGATATTATCTCTTTTACAGGCTCAAGCGAAAGTTTTAAGAAAATGTTTGAAAATATGAAAAATCCAAAAAAGATTATATGTGAATTAAGTGGTGTGAATTTAGCTATTGTCTTTTATGATGCTTTGTTGGAAGAGGCAGCCGAAAATATTGTTGCTTCAGCTTTTATGAAACAGGGACAAATGTGCATTAATACAAGTGTTTGTTTAGTTGAAGAAAGTATTTATGAAACATTTTTAAGAAAACTCATTGAAAAAACAGAAAAAATAAAAGTAGGAGACCCTACTTCTCCTTTAACAGGCATGGGGCCATTAAGGTCAAAAGAACATTTAGAGGAAGTGATTAAAAAAGTAGAAAAATTTAAAGAAAAAGGAAAGATTACTAAAGGTGGAAATAGATTAGGGACAAAAGGCTATTTTTATGAGCCTACTATTATAGAGATTGAGGAAATGATTTATGAGGAATGTTTTAATCCTATTTTGTTGATAAAGAAGTTTAAGGAAGCAGAAATAAAAGAGTTAATAGAAAATAATCCTACCGGCTTAGTGCTTCAAATCTGGTCAAAAAATTTAAAAAAGGCAAAAGATTTAGCAATGAATGCTAAGTATGGGACTGTTTGGATAAATACATTTGCTCAGATGGATGCCTTTACCCCATTTGGTGGGTTTAAACAGAGTGGATGGGGAAGGGTATTAGGAAAATGGGGTTTATTTGAATATCTTCAACCAAAACATATTGGGATTTCTTTTAACAAAAGTCAGGTGTCAGGTTGGTTTGGATAA